The genomic DNA CCGGGGGTGCCTGCGTGACCGCGTCCTCCACCGGCTTCGCGGCGGCGGTACGGGTGCGGCGGCGGCGCGGCTTGCTCTCCGCCACGGGCTCCGCCTCGGTCACCACAGCGGCGACCGGTGCCGCGGGGGCCTCCGCCACGGCCACAGCGGCCTCGGCGGCGGCCTCGGGGGCACCCACCCGGGTACGGCGGCGGCGACGCGGTGTACGCGGCTCCGCCGGGCCCTCGGCGGCCTCAGGGGCGACGGTGGCCTCGCCGGCCGGTGCGGGCACCGTGGCGGTGCCCTCCTCCAGCGCGGCCCCGCTGCGGGTGCGACGGCGCTGACGCGGCGTACGCGTACGCGGCTCGCGCTCCTCGCGGGCGGGGGCCGGTGCGCTCGCGGCGGACTTGCGGCCCCGGCCGCCCGTCTCGCCGAGGTCCTCGACCTCTTCCGCGCGCAGACCCGCACGGGTGCGCTCGGCACGGGGCAGTACGCCCTTGGTGCCCGCGGGGATGCAGAGTTCCTCGAAGAGGTGCGGCGACGTGGAGTACGTCTCCTGCGGGTCGGGGAACTTCAGGTCCAGCGCCTTGTTGATGAGCTGCCAGCGCGGGATGTCGTCCCAGTCGACCAGGGTGATCGCGATGCCCTTGGCGCCCGCGCGGCCGGTCCGGCCGATGCGGTGGAGGTAGGTCTTCTCGTCCTCCGGCGACTGGTAGTTGATGACGTGGGTCACACCCTCGACATCGATACCGCGGGCCGCGACGTCGGTGCAGACGAGAACGTCCACCTTGCCGTTGCGGAACGCGCGCAGCGCCTGCTCGCGCGCGCCCTGGCCCAGGTCGCCGTGGACCGCGCCGGAGGCGAAGCCGCGCTTCTCCAGCTGCTCGGCGATGTCGGCGGCCGTCCGCTTCGTACGGCAGAAGATCATCGCGAGCCCGCGGCCCTCGGCCTGCAGGATGCGCGAGACCATCTCGGGCTTGTCCATCGAGTGGGCGCGGTAGACGAACTGCGCCGTGTTCTTGACGGTCGAGCCCTCGTCGTCGGGCGACGTGGCGTTGATGTGGGTGGGCTGCGACATGTAGCGGCGCGCGAGGCTGATGACGGCGCCGGGCATGGTCGCCGAGAACAGCATGGTCTGGCGCTTCGGCGGCAGCATCGTGATGATGCGCTCGACGTCGGGCAGGAAGCCGAGGTCCAGCATCTCGTCGGCCTCGTCGAGGACGAGCGCGCGGATGTGGGACAGGTCGAGCTTGCGCTGGCCCGCCAGGTCGAGCAGCCGGCCCGGGGTGCCGACGATCACGTCGACGCCCTTCTTGAGGGCCTCGACCTGGGGCTCGTACGCACGGCCGCCGTAGATCGCGAGAACGCGGACGTTGCGGACCTTGCCGGCGGTCAGCAGGTCGTTGGTGACCTGCTGGCACAACTCACGGGTGGGAACGACGACCAGGGCCTGCGGGGCGTCGGTCAGCTTCTCGGGCGCGGCGCGCCCGGCCTCGACGTCGGCGGGGACGGTGACGCGCTCCAGGAGCGGCAGTCCGAAACCGAGCGTCTTGCCGGTGCCGGTCTTGGCCTGGCCGATGACGTCGGTGCCGGAGAGCGCTACGGGGAGCGTCATCTCCTGGATGGGGAACGGGGACATGATGCCGACTGCCTCAAGGGCTTCGGCCGTCTCGGAAAGGATCCCGAGGTCGCGGAACGTAGTCAGGGTGCTGCCTCTTCTGTGAGACGCGGTCCGAGGCGAACGCGGGGGGTCGTACCGTGCCGGGGTTGGTCATCCGGCCGTGGATGGGCCGGGTGGCGCGGGACCACTGCCGTCGCTCGAGCGCTCGTGCCGCTGAGGGGGCCCCTCATCTGCGGTCGTACGTGTCGTACGCCTCGCGTGGAGGGCTGTCGGGTCGGAGCCGATCGGGCCACCGACCGGGCATCCTCATTCAAGGTCGCGTCCCTGGCACAGGAAAATGCTCAGTAGACGCAATACCACTGTACCCCGGATTCGCGCATGTGTGTTGGGCGAATTCATCGGAACGGTGTGATGTCCGTCGTCGGCCGGGCCTCTCGGCACTCCGCCGAGCGGGCTATTGTGCGCTCCATGGAGACGCCTGACAACGCCGCTGAACCCGCCAACGAAGCGCCCGAATCCCCCGCACCCACCGGAATCGCCGCCCAGGACTGGGCCACCGCGTCCGCCGAGCCGCAGTACCGCGCCGCGGTCGTGGATCTGCTCGGCGCACTCGCCTACGGCGAGCTGGCGGCCTTCGAGCGGCTGGCCGAGGACGCCAAACTCGCACCGACTCTCGGTGACAAGGCGGAACTGGCGAAGATGGCCTCCGCCGAATTCCATCATTTCGAGCAGCTGACGGACCGGCTCACCGCCATCGAGACGGACCCGACCGCCGCGATGGAGCCGTTCGCCAAGGCACTCGACGACTTCCACCGGCAGACCGCGCCGTCGGACTGGCTGGAGGGCCTGGTCAAGGCGTACGTGGGTGACTCGATCGCCAGTGACTTCTACCGCGAGGTCGCGGCCCGGCTCGACACCGACACCCGCTCGCTCGTCCTCGCGGTGCTCGACGACACGGGGCACGGGAACTTCGCGGTCGAGAAGGTGCGCGCCGCGATCGAGGCCGAACCGCGGGTCGGCGGCCGGCTCGCGCTGTGGGCCCGCCGGCTGATGGGCGAGGCGCTCTCCCAGGCCCAGCGGGTGGTCGCCGACCGGGACGCCCTGTCGACGATGCTCGTGGGCGGTGTGGCGGACGGTTTCGACCTGGCCGAGGTCGGACGGATGTTCTCCAGGATCACCGAGGCCCACACCAAGCGCATGGCCGCGCTGGGCCTGGCCGCGTAACCCGCCGGACCCGGCGGTCCCGCCCCGGCCCGGCGGTCCCGCCGCACCGTCGGGTGGCCGGGCTACTGGGCCGCCGCCGCCCGGCCGAGGCGGCGGCCGCGCGGCCGGATCAGCAGGGACAGGGTCACCGCCCCGACGAGCACCGCGCCGGTCAGGGTCGCCAGGACATGGCCGGAGCCCAGCGCCGTGTGGGTCAGATAGGCGCCGAACAGGGCGCCCAACGCGCCGGTGAGGAACACGGGACGGCCGGACGGCAGACGGCCGGGCAGTGAGCGGAGCGCCGCCCAGGAAAGGGCGAGTCCGAGCACGACGGAGCCGAAGGTTTCCCAGATCACAGAGGATCACCTCGCGGGGGTGTGCGGGGCGGGTAAGTCGGTCGAGGCGGTACTACCCGTGGGTCACCGGGCGCAACCCTCCCGCGAGCTGCGGAAACCCGGCCGAGCGCACCCGGCTCCGTGGGGCCCGGGGAAGCGGTCCCGGGAGCGGGGGACAGGGGCCGGGGGAGTGCGGGGAAGCGGCCCGGGAAAGCAGCCCGGGAACACGGGGAAGCAGCCCGGGAACATGAAGAAGCGGTCCGGCGGGATTCCCGCCGGACCGCTTCCCCGTTCACTGCGTCGTGTCGGCTACAGCGCGCCGAACCCCACACGCCGGGTGCTGGGCTCGCCGATCTCCACGTACGCGATCCGGTCGGCCGGCACCAGGACCTTGCGGCCCTTGTCGTCCGTGAGGCTGAGCAGCTGCGCCTTGCCGTTGAGAGCTTCGGCGACCGCGCTCTCGACGTCCTCGGCGGAAAGTCCGCTCTCCAGCACGATCTCGCGGGGCGTGTGCTGCACCCCGATCTTGACCTCCACGGCTATGTCCCTCCGACGGTCAGTCCCTGCGCGGTGAGCCGCGCCGTACGCAGCCACACTAGCCCGCAGGCGCCGGAGGTCATGGCCCGACCGGCAACGCCCGCAGCGAACACGGCCGGCGGCCGCCGCCGTCGGTCAGTGCTGATCGATGCCGTGCAGCGGGAAACCCGCGATGCCGCGCCAGGCGAGCGAGGTCAGGAGCTGGACCGCCGTGTCGCGCGGGATGCTGGACCCGCTGGAGAGCCAGTAGCGGGCCACCACCTGAGAGACACCGCCCAGGCCGACCGCGAGCAGCATGGACTCGTCCTTGGACAGTCCCGTGTCACCGGCGATGACGTCGGAGATGGCCTCCGCGCACTGGAGGGAGACCCGGTCGACCCGTTCGCGGACCGCGGGCTCATTGGTCAGGTCGGACTCGAAGACCAGCCGGAACGCGCCGCCCTCGTCCTCCACGTACGCGAAGTAGGCGTCCATCGTCGCCTCGACACGGAGCTTGTTGTCCGTCGTGGAGGCCAGCGCCGTGCGCACGGCCTGGAGCAGCGACTCGCAGTGCTGGTCGAGCAGGGCCAGATAGAGCTCCAGCTTGCCCGGGAAGTGCTGATAGAGCACCGGCTTGCTGACCCCGGCACGCTCGGCGATGTCGTCCATGGCCGCGGAGTGGTAGCCCTGCGCGACAAAGACCTCCTGCGCGGCCCCCAGCAGCTGATTGCGTCGGGCGCGGCGGGGCAGCCGGGTGCCCCGCGGGCGCGCTGCCTCTGTCTGCTCGATGGCTGTCACGCCGCCTCCCAAATTTGTGATCAAGCACAGCCGTTTCCGTACACGCTGCGCCGTACAGCCATCGTACTTTTCGGTAACCCGGGTGCGCGCGGCGCGGACGCAGAATTTCACGGACCGGACGACTGCGGTAGCCACAGAATCATCGAGTCAGGGAGCAAAGCGGGGCGAATTAGCGGTAATCGTCTTCGTCCTGTGCGACTGTCCGGCTCTGTTCCGCGGCATCCGCCTCATCGACGGTGTTCCGGTCGATGTCCGTCAGCGGTTCGTCGGTCCGCTGCTGGAGGTCGGTCCGCTGTTCGGCGGCGTCGGCTTCGGGGGTCTCCGGGCCCGGTGCGTCCGGCTGAATGTCCTCGAAGGTCTCCGGGTCGCTCGGGTCGACCGTCATGGTGGCTCCCTTCCTTCCCTTGAAGCGTAGGAGCAACCCTCCCGCGCCGCGATGTGTCCTGTGACCGCGAACACATGAATCAGCGCGTGATCGTCTCGTAACATTGCCCGCATGTCTTCGACCGAGCTGCCGGGTACCCGCGCCGCCGCCGCAGCGGTGGCCCCCACGGTCAGTGCCGTCAGGGTCGCGGAGGGCGAGAAACTGCGCTCCGTCTCGCTGCCGGGACTCAGCCTGACCGTCCGTGCCCGGCCGGCGCGGCGGGCCGGGCTGGCTCCGGCGCTCTATGTGCACGGGCTCGGCGGCTCCTCGCAGAACTGGTCGGCGCTGATGCCGCTGCTGGCCGACGTGGTCGACAGCGAGGCCGTCGACCTGCCCGGCTTCGGGGACTCGCCGCCGCCGGACGACGGCAACTACTCGGTGACCGGACACGCCCGTGCGGTGATCCGGCTGCTCGACGCGGGAGGGCGCGGCCCCGTCCATCTCTTCGGCAACTCCCTGGGCGGCG from Streptomyces sp. NBC_00654 includes the following:
- a CDS encoding DEAD/DEAH box helicase, with translation MSPFPIQEMTLPVALSGTDVIGQAKTGTGKTLGFGLPLLERVTVPADVEAGRAAPEKLTDAPQALVVVPTRELCQQVTNDLLTAGKVRNVRVLAIYGGRAYEPQVEALKKGVDVIVGTPGRLLDLAGQRKLDLSHIRALVLDEADEMLDLGFLPDVERIITMLPPKRQTMLFSATMPGAVISLARRYMSQPTHINATSPDDEGSTVKNTAQFVYRAHSMDKPEMVSRILQAEGRGLAMIFCRTKRTAADIAEQLEKRGFASGAVHGDLGQGAREQALRAFRNGKVDVLVCTDVAARGIDVEGVTHVINYQSPEDEKTYLHRIGRTGRAGAKGIAITLVDWDDIPRWQLINKALDLKFPDPQETYSTSPHLFEELCIPAGTKGVLPRAERTRAGLRAEEVEDLGETGGRGRKSAASAPAPAREEREPRTRTPRQRRRTRSGAALEEGTATVPAPAGEATVAPEAAEGPAEPRTPRRRRRTRVGAPEAAAEAAVAVAEAPAAPVAAVVTEAEPVAESKPRRRRTRTAAAKPVEDAVTQAPPARTPAVGAPAVKAPAEFQTVAVAVGFAEPVAEPAAKPRRRARVVKPAVDEVDFQIAPASEPEPETKPRRRPRAAAKPKTEPKAESKTEPKAESKPKAAATAKKTAAKKATRTKAAAETVTQVPADEAEAKPRRRRATRAATIGTEAAVVAEAEAVVGGAADAEAPAKPRRRRATRATAKAEAATTEG
- a CDS encoding ferritin-like fold-containing protein, which codes for METPDNAAEPANEAPESPAPTGIAAQDWATASAEPQYRAAVVDLLGALAYGELAAFERLAEDAKLAPTLGDKAELAKMASAEFHHFEQLTDRLTAIETDPTAAMEPFAKALDDFHRQTAPSDWLEGLVKAYVGDSIASDFYREVAARLDTDTRSLVLAVLDDTGHGNFAVEKVRAAIEAEPRVGGRLALWARRLMGEALSQAQRVVADRDALSTMLVGGVADGFDLAEVGRMFSRITEAHTKRMAALGLAA
- a CDS encoding DUF3107 domain-containing protein encodes the protein MEVKIGVQHTPREIVLESGLSAEDVESAVAEALNGKAQLLSLTDDKGRKVLVPADRIAYVEIGEPSTRRVGFGAL
- a CDS encoding TetR/AcrR family transcriptional regulator produces the protein MTAIEQTEAARPRGTRLPRRARRNQLLGAAQEVFVAQGYHSAAMDDIAERAGVSKPVLYQHFPGKLELYLALLDQHCESLLQAVRTALASTTDNKLRVEATMDAYFAYVEDEGGAFRLVFESDLTNEPAVRERVDRVSLQCAEAISDVIAGDTGLSKDESMLLAVGLGGVSQVVARYWLSSGSSIPRDTAVQLLTSLAWRGIAGFPLHGIDQH